One genomic window of Bradyrhizobium sp. B124 includes the following:
- a CDS encoding CoA transferase, which translates to MSIFEGLKVIDCGSFIAAPTAATLLGDFGADVIKIEPPGAGDAFRQVPKLPGMPRSDQPYGWLLDNRNKRGLALDLSKPEGQAVLHRLASTADVFITNYPLAVRRKLAISYERLAAANDRLIYASFTGYGETGDEAGKPGFDVTAYWARSGLMDMVRSDASTPPARALAGMGDHPSGVSLFAAVAVALYQRERTGRGTQVGSSLLANGVWSNGIMAQAALCGATFTPRPPRENLFNALGCYYRCRDGRWLLLAIVNEQRDFPTVAKCLGLDNLLTDPRFAKQADRFARSAELIALFDAAFATRDRDEWRACLDEAGIVFECVAEMSDLCADRQMLAAGVLVPFENDEMLTIDSPFFVDGATKVKPRKAPAVGEHSTQILREAGYDDAAIAGMRESKILA; encoded by the coding sequence ATGAGCATCTTCGAGGGATTGAAGGTCATCGACTGCGGCAGTTTCATCGCCGCGCCAACCGCCGCGACACTGCTGGGAGACTTCGGCGCCGACGTGATCAAGATCGAACCGCCCGGCGCAGGCGACGCGTTCCGTCAGGTCCCGAAGCTGCCGGGCATGCCGAGATCCGACCAACCATATGGCTGGCTGCTCGACAACCGCAACAAGCGCGGCCTTGCGCTCGATCTATCGAAGCCCGAAGGCCAGGCGGTGCTGCATCGCCTGGCCTCCACCGCGGATGTGTTCATCACCAATTATCCGCTCGCCGTCCGCAGGAAGCTGGCGATCAGCTACGAGCGGCTTGCCGCGGCGAATGATCGGCTGATCTACGCATCCTTCACCGGCTATGGCGAAACCGGCGACGAGGCGGGAAAGCCGGGCTTCGATGTCACTGCCTACTGGGCGCGTTCAGGCCTGATGGACATGGTGCGAAGCGACGCCAGCACGCCGCCGGCGCGGGCGCTCGCCGGCATGGGCGATCACCCGTCGGGCGTTTCGCTGTTCGCGGCCGTAGCGGTGGCGCTGTATCAGCGCGAGCGGACCGGCCGCGGCACCCAGGTCGGCTCCTCGCTGCTCGCCAACGGCGTCTGGTCGAACGGCATCATGGCGCAGGCGGCGCTGTGCGGGGCGACGTTCACGCCGCGGCCACCGCGCGAGAATCTGTTCAATGCGCTCGGCTGCTACTACCGCTGCCGCGACGGCCGCTGGCTGCTGCTCGCGATCGTCAATGAACAGCGCGACTTTCCGACCGTGGCGAAATGCCTGGGCCTCGACAACCTGCTCACTGATCCGCGCTTTGCCAAGCAGGCCGATCGCTTCGCCCGTTCCGCGGAACTGATCGCTCTGTTCGACGCGGCATTCGCGACGCGGGACCGGGACGAATGGCGGGCGTGCCTCGATGAAGCCGGTATCGTCTTCGAATGCGTTGCCGAGATGAGCGACCTGTGCGCCGACCGGCAAATGCTGGCAGCCGGCGTGCTGGTGCCGTTCGAGAACGACGAGATGCTGACCATCGACAGCCCGTTCTTCGTCGACGGTGCGACCAAGGTGAAGCCGCGCAAGGCGCCCGCGGTCGGCGAGCACAGCACACAGATCTTGCGCGAGGCCGGCTACGATGACGCAGCCATCGCCGGGATGCGCGAAAGCAAGATCCTGGCATGA
- a CDS encoding AraC family transcriptional regulator, giving the protein MSAGRRLRDAVPECQLPPDFDQHVYSAQLIAAIIAELGRQQVRSSVALAGTGLTEDQLEAHTTRISYRQIDIVVRNALRLSNEPTVALHAGQRMRVTAHGMYGYALLSSATYDDARAFANRYLRVVGPLCDAKYSYDGAAVVCAFEPLHWPNPTQDVHRFAAEFALSSHLTTMKDLAGESFRFSQISLAYGEPAHARAYQVIFDCPVLFRQRGNEYRYQLSQADGPVALADSRTHGMAREMCEQVLSEVNHAGGIAADVRRVLIEQPGRYPNIEAIAERLSMHPRALRRKLEAEDTSYRELLAEVRTRLAIEYLRKTAMTNEEIANRLGYSDAANFRHAFIRWTGKSPSDFRVSSPM; this is encoded by the coding sequence ATGAGCGCTGGAAGGCGTCTGCGAGACGCCGTGCCGGAATGTCAATTGCCGCCGGATTTCGACCAGCATGTGTATTCGGCGCAGTTGATTGCTGCCATCATCGCCGAGCTCGGCAGGCAACAGGTCCGATCGTCCGTGGCGCTGGCGGGCACCGGCTTGACCGAGGATCAGCTCGAAGCTCACACGACGCGTATCTCGTACCGGCAGATCGACATCGTGGTTCGCAATGCATTGCGGCTGTCGAACGAACCGACCGTTGCACTCCATGCCGGACAGCGCATGCGGGTGACGGCGCACGGAATGTACGGATATGCGTTGCTGAGCAGCGCGACCTATGACGATGCGCGCGCCTTCGCCAATCGATACCTTCGGGTCGTTGGCCCGCTGTGCGATGCGAAATACTCGTATGACGGTGCGGCGGTCGTCTGTGCGTTCGAGCCGTTGCATTGGCCGAATCCGACGCAGGACGTGCATCGCTTTGCGGCCGAGTTCGCCCTTTCGTCGCATTTGACAACGATGAAGGACCTGGCGGGCGAGTCATTCCGCTTCTCGCAGATTTCCCTCGCCTATGGCGAACCGGCGCATGCCCGCGCCTACCAGGTGATCTTTGACTGCCCGGTCTTGTTTCGCCAGCGCGGCAACGAGTACAGGTACCAGCTGTCGCAGGCCGACGGGCCGGTGGCGTTGGCGGATTCTCGCACCCACGGAATGGCGCGCGAGATGTGCGAGCAGGTGTTGTCCGAGGTCAATCATGCGGGCGGGATCGCTGCCGATGTCAGGCGGGTGCTGATCGAGCAGCCCGGCAGGTATCCGAACATCGAGGCGATTGCCGAGAGGCTTTCGATGCATCCTCGCGCGCTGCGGCGGAAGCTCGAAGCGGAAGATACATCATATCGTGAGCTGCTCGCGGAGGTGCGGACGCGGCTTGCGATCGAATATCTGCGCAAGACCGCGATGACCAACGAGGAGATCGCGAACCGGCTGGGCTATAGCGACGCCGCCAACTTCCGGCATGCCTTCATCCGCTGGACCGGAAAGAGCCCATCCGACTTCCGGGTCTCTTCGCCGATGTGA